A region of uncultured Desulfobacter sp. DNA encodes the following proteins:
- a CDS encoding N-acyl-L-homoserine lactone synthetase yields MNILNSLSKSLLCYLSPGFRKQIVRAALPTFETNLDGITFRPAFDTEDYTNCFRLLHDVYVGAGFSNPSRIPLRIVPHHSDPKSRVFLGSLTDNSGETVPIYTASLFPDHEQGLPMDIGFKREVDVLRNQGHNLVEVGCLASHPLYRKGNKNIPMLGNRLIWWYAAKILQADDLLITVHPKYLKIYEDILLFERIGWISSYSYVNNNPAVALRLNLKTMAQKYKKAYAQKPTKKNLYHFFFEAEPTCIDLSLEKGKQGVERYYGLDMINRVLAAYSQTTEAQTAVSECPLTLVKKASLPKVDLGYIG; encoded by the coding sequence ATGAATATATTAAACTCTCTTTCAAAATCGTTATTGTGCTACCTATCACCAGGTTTTAGAAAACAAATCGTCAGGGCAGCCCTTCCGACCTTTGAAACTAACCTGGATGGAATCACTTTTCGCCCGGCATTTGATACCGAGGATTATACTAACTGTTTCAGGCTCCTCCATGATGTTTATGTAGGCGCCGGATTTAGTAACCCTTCCCGTATTCCTTTAAGAATTGTCCCCCACCACTCGGATCCTAAATCCAGAGTCTTTCTGGGGAGTCTAACCGATAATTCCGGTGAAACAGTACCCATATATACAGCCAGCCTGTTTCCGGATCATGAACAGGGACTTCCCATGGATATTGGATTTAAACGTGAGGTGGATGTATTAAGAAACCAGGGGCACAACCTTGTGGAAGTCGGGTGTTTGGCATCCCATCCGTTGTATCGAAAAGGGAACAAAAACATCCCCATGCTGGGCAATCGCTTGATCTGGTGGTATGCGGCTAAAATACTCCAAGCAGATGATCTGCTGATTACGGTTCATCCTAAATATTTAAAAATTTACGAAGATATTCTTTTGTTTGAGAGAATCGGATGGATTTCTTCCTATTCTTATGTGAATAATAATCCTGCCGTGGCCCTTCGGTTGAATTTGAAAACGATGGCCCAGAAATACAAAAAAGCATATGCCCAAAAACCGACAAAGAAAAATTTGTATCACTTCTTTTTTGAGGCGGAACCAACCTGCATTGACCTATCGTTGGAAAAAGGAAAACAAGGGGTTGAGAGATACTATGGGCTTGATATGATTAACCGTGTTCTTGCCGCATATTCACAGACAACTGAAGCCCAAACGGCTGTCTCTGAGTGTCCGTTAACACTTGTAAAAAAAGCATCCTTACCAAAAGTCGATTTAGGATATATCGGATAA
- the gpt gene encoding xanthine phosphoribosyltransferase → MSDKNERYSRSYPISWEQLHRDVKALSRRLHDLNRAWKGIVAVTRGGLVPAAIVARELGIHLIDTICITSYDWQNQGDSSILKPMDGDGEGLLIIDDLVDTGGTARIVRQMLPMAYFATVYAKPAGKSLVDDHVTEVSQDTWILFPWDSEPRFVEPIVG, encoded by the coding sequence ATGTCGGATAAAAACGAGCGTTATAGCCGAAGCTATCCCATCTCCTGGGAGCAGTTGCACAGGGATGTCAAGGCTCTGTCACGGCGTCTTCATGATCTGAACCGGGCATGGAAGGGTATTGTGGCCGTCACCCGGGGCGGTCTTGTGCCGGCAGCCATCGTTGCCCGGGAACTGGGTATTCATCTGATTGATACCATCTGTATTACAAGTTATGACTGGCAGAACCAGGGGGATTCCAGCATCCTGAAGCCCATGGACGGTGACGGAGAAGGCCTTTTGATCATTGATGATCTTGTGGATACGGGAGGAACTGCCAGAATTGTAAGACAGATGCTGCCTATGGCCTATTTTGCAACCGTTTATGCCAAGCCTGCCGGAAAATCTTTGGTAGATGACCATGTCACGGAGGTCAGTCAGGACACCTGGATTCTTTTTCCCTGGGATTCTGAGCCCCGGTTTGTGGAACCTATTGTCGGGTAG
- a CDS encoding dual CXXC motif small (seleno)protein: MKKDPNRCLSCGGKLVVRRACPHVIICCDACGKSYPQEKYKDLIDDYWENKLANIPVNRL, translated from the coding sequence ATGAAAAAAGATCCCAACCGTTGCCTGTCATGCGGCGGAAAGCTTGTTGTCCGTCGCGCCTGTCCACATGTGATTATCTGCTGTGACGCCTGCGGGAAAAGCTATCCCCAGGAAAAATACAAAGATCTGATAGATGATTACTGGGAAAATAAACTGGCCAATATTCCGGTTAACCGGCTTTAA
- a CDS encoding transglycosylase SLT domain-containing protein, giving the protein MTRIPRHLVCSYVFTFIIFSVFNIGSNCLAESSTSQFKEAEVFPVDDLIKPNVTFWTNVFSKYTRAQGLVHDMDDLSRIYEEIKLDPSKTEDAALANKETQKEAIKKYKRILLAFSKGKVPETSQEKKIAALFPDKPKPEIFKLAAERLRVQTGLKEHFMEGVIRSGALIDEFKMIFKSYGLPEDLAYLPCLESAYDIQAYSKFGAAGLWQFTHYTGKLFMDINSVVDQRRDPIVSTHGAAQLLKKNHETLKNWPLAITAYNHGLCGMSRAQAKHKTYAAIYTNYRSRSFKFASRNFYPEFIAARNVAKNYTDYYGDITLEKPGQQTRYKVKGFVAATDLAGKLPVDLETLQAMNPALRKPVFDGTKYIPPGHTLYLPKHISSNLLDKTLEPLYCTAQNPSPFHRVIKGDTAGNIAQAYKVPVTDLIAVNGLGKKAVIHVGQTLKIPLK; this is encoded by the coding sequence ATGACCCGAATCCCAAGACATTTGGTTTGTTCTTATGTTTTCACATTCATTATATTCAGTGTTTTCAACATCGGGTCGAACTGCCTGGCAGAATCCTCCACATCCCAGTTTAAAGAGGCAGAGGTTTTTCCGGTTGATGACCTTATCAAACCCAATGTGACATTCTGGACCAATGTGTTCTCAAAATACACCCGGGCCCAGGGGTTGGTTCACGATATGGACGACCTGTCCAGAATTTATGAAGAGATTAAACTCGATCCGTCCAAAACCGAGGACGCAGCCCTGGCAAACAAGGAAACCCAAAAAGAGGCGATTAAAAAATATAAGAGGATACTTCTCGCATTTTCCAAAGGCAAGGTTCCGGAAACATCCCAGGAAAAAAAAATTGCAGCGCTGTTCCCAGATAAACCCAAGCCGGAGATCTTCAAACTGGCTGCCGAAAGGCTTCGGGTGCAGACGGGATTAAAAGAGCATTTCATGGAAGGGGTAATTCGCTCAGGCGCCCTGATAGATGAATTTAAAATGATATTCAAATCCTATGGCCTGCCCGAAGATCTGGCCTATCTGCCATGCCTGGAATCTGCCTACGACATCCAGGCCTACTCAAAATTCGGGGCTGCAGGTTTATGGCAGTTCACCCATTATACGGGAAAGCTGTTCATGGATATCAACAGCGTGGTGGATCAGCGCCGGGACCCCATTGTCTCCACACATGGCGCAGCCCAGCTTTTGAAAAAAAACCATGAAACTCTTAAAAACTGGCCCCTGGCTATTACAGCTTACAACCACGGCCTTTGCGGCATGTCCCGGGCACAGGCTAAGCACAAGACCTATGCGGCCATATACACAAATTACCGCAGCCGATCCTTTAAATTTGCATCACGCAATTTTTATCCGGAGTTTATCGCCGCCCGTAATGTAGCAAAAAATTACACTGACTATTACGGCGATATTACCCTGGAGAAACCCGGCCAGCAGACCCGATACAAAGTTAAAGGGTTTGTGGCGGCAACAGACCTTGCAGGAAAACTACCGGTTGATCTGGAGACTTTGCAGGCCATGAACCCGGCATTAAGAAAACCCGTTTTTGACGGCACTAAATACATCCCGCCGGGGCACACATTATATCTTCCCAAGCATATATCGTCGAACCTTCTGGACAAAACACTTGAACCTTTATACTGCACCGCCCAAAATCCCTCCCCCTTCCACCGGGTTATCAAGGGGGATACTGCCGGCAACATTGCCCAAGCCTACAAGGTGCCCGTTACAGACCTGATCGCAGTTAACGGCCTTGGAAAAAAAGCGGTGATCCACGTTGGCCAGACCTTGAAAATTCCGTTGAAATAA
- a CDS encoding HD domain-containing phosphohydrolase, which produces MGLAPEYFDDGSSFFAVDPLSINPVSLTDFSLFERYPPKEGVYRFRCLLVDTGKITTTRLKVMLEHWDTVYIHKRELPAYKSYVKDNLEFILNHKAISVEKKTGILVNLSTDAIKETFAAPFVPQAKIGETVDNLEKLMSRALDFLSGIESLYGVASMIGHDYDTHTHSVKVGWLTAVFIKSNQDIFGNPDKEQLERLLLQATVAGCLHDLGKVKIPENVIHKPGRLNNLEYVLMQSHPAFGVALLFEKNLPKETVQAILYHHENEDGSGYPCGLTGDDIPLTAKLCHIADVFDALTSARPYKKAKTPLEALKIMAGQNPYLDKLKIFEAEAVKNARPPVTAVVRDDYELKLRRLRERQMLEEEAAKRVEARVKLRDHGMSHCFDRELLKRFIVTLSRSDSFDLSGLM; this is translated from the coding sequence ATGGGTCTGGCACCAGAATATTTTGACGACGGCAGTTCATTTTTTGCTGTTGATCCTTTATCCATAAATCCGGTCTCTCTGACAGATTTTTCGCTGTTTGAACGATATCCTCCCAAAGAGGGTGTTTACAGATTCCGGTGCCTGCTGGTAGATACCGGGAAAATTACAACCACACGCCTTAAGGTGATGCTTGAACACTGGGATACGGTTTATATTCATAAAAGAGAGCTTCCGGCATATAAATCGTACGTCAAAGATAACCTTGAATTTATCCTGAACCATAAAGCCATCTCTGTTGAGAAGAAAACCGGTATTCTGGTCAATCTGTCCACCGATGCAATCAAAGAGACTTTTGCGGCCCCGTTTGTTCCCCAGGCTAAAATCGGTGAAACTGTAGATAACTTGGAAAAACTCATGTCCCGGGCCCTTGATTTTCTGTCCGGCATAGAGTCTTTATACGGTGTCGCCTCCATGATCGGGCATGATTATGATACCCATACCCATTCGGTTAAGGTGGGCTGGCTGACCGCTGTTTTCATCAAGTCCAACCAGGATATTTTCGGCAATCCTGACAAGGAGCAGTTGGAGAGGCTCCTCCTTCAAGCCACTGTAGCCGGCTGTCTCCATGACCTGGGTAAAGTGAAAATTCCTGAAAATGTGATTCATAAGCCCGGACGTCTGAATAATCTTGAGTATGTCCTGATGCAGTCCCACCCCGCCTTTGGTGTGGCGCTCCTGTTTGAAAAAAATTTACCCAAAGAGACTGTTCAGGCTATTTTATATCATCATGAGAATGAAGACGGCAGCGGTTATCCCTGTGGCTTAACCGGAGATGATATCCCCTTGACCGCAAAACTCTGCCACATTGCGGATGTGTTTGACGCGCTGACTTCGGCAAGGCCTTATAAAAAAGCAAAAACCCCGTTGGAGGCTTTAAAAATTATGGCCGGTCAAAATCCGTATCTGGATAAATTAAAGATCTTTGAAGCTGAAGCCGTGAAAAACGCCCGGCCACCTGTCACCGCCGTTGTGCGTGATGATTATGAGCTTAAGCTGCGACGCCTAAGGGAGCGGCAGATGCTTGAAGAAGAGGCTGCCAAACGGGTGGAAGCCAGGGTGAAATTACGGGATCATGGCATGTCCCACTGTTTTGACAGGGAACTGCTGAAACGCTTCATTGTTACATTGAGCAGGTCTGACAGCTTTGATCTCTCGGGCCTTATGTGA
- a CDS encoding 3-deoxy-7-phosphoheptulonate synthase codes for MKLINDVNVESFLTLTSPEVIRTELPVSDETEDNVLAGRREVQNILTGEDKRLMIIAGPCSIHDLDAAMEYARKMKALREDVKDKISLIMRVYFEKPRTTVGWKGLINDPFLDSSYNMEEGLRRARSLLIDINALGLPAATEILDPITPQYIAGLLSWVAIGARTTESQTHREMASGLSMPVGFKNGTDGSLTSAINATQAAKAPQHFLGIDPDGKTAVVSTRGNRFGHVVLRGGATPNYDPVSVGKAQARLRERGLLDAVIIDCSHDNSGQKYTGQAFVFNSAVNQRIDGNDRIVGLMLESNLFEGNQRCKCTGGDADTLKYGVSITDECISWETTESLIRGAFDKLPA; via the coding sequence ATGAAATTGATTAACGATGTAAATGTAGAATCATTTCTCACCCTGACATCCCCGGAAGTCATACGCACAGAATTGCCTGTATCGGATGAAACCGAAGACAACGTGCTGGCCGGCCGCAGAGAAGTCCAGAATATCCTGACCGGAGAGGACAAACGGTTGATGATCATCGCAGGCCCCTGCTCCATCCATGACCTGGATGCGGCCATGGAGTACGCCCGGAAGATGAAGGCCCTGCGTGAAGACGTCAAAGATAAAATCAGCCTGATTATGCGGGTCTATTTTGAAAAACCCAGGACCACCGTAGGGTGGAAGGGCCTGATCAATGATCCGTTCCTGGATTCATCCTATAATATGGAAGAAGGTCTTCGAAGGGCCAGATCCCTGCTCATCGACATTAATGCCCTGGGCCTGCCTGCCGCCACAGAAATTTTAGATCCCATCACCCCCCAGTACATTGCCGGGCTTTTAAGCTGGGTGGCCATTGGCGCACGCACCACAGAGTCTCAGACCCACCGGGAAATGGCCTCCGGGCTGTCCATGCCCGTTGGATTTAAAAACGGCACTGACGGCAGCCTGACATCGGCGATCAACGCCACCCAGGCAGCAAAAGCCCCCCAGCATTTTCTGGGCATTGATCCAGATGGGAAAACAGCCGTTGTCTCAACCCGGGGCAATCGATTCGGCCATGTTGTTCTGCGCGGCGGAGCCACCCCCAACTACGACCCCGTATCTGTGGGAAAAGCCCAGGCCCGACTCAGGGAACGAGGCCTTTTAGATGCGGTGATCATTGACTGTTCCCATGACAATTCCGGCCAAAAATACACAGGCCAGGCCTTTGTATTTAACAGCGCCGTAAATCAAAGGATTGACGGCAATGACAGGATCGTAGGCCTGATGCTGGAAAGCAATCTCTTTGAAGGCAATCAGAGATGCAAGTGCACCGGTGGTGATGCAGACACACTGAAGTACGGGGTCTCCATCACCGATGAATGTATCTCATGGGAAACCACGGAAAGCCTTATCCGTGGCGCATTTGATAAGCTGCCGGCATAA
- a CDS encoding ATP-binding protein, translating into MIISIASGKGGTGKTTVATNLCASLDADLMLLDCDVEEPNAHLFLNPDITKKEKVNAPVPKVDQSLCTYCKKCMQICRYGAIAVAGKTVVTFPELCHSCGGCTVVCPEKAITEIERVIGTVEIGSINLPGSPSFGRGLLDIGQVMAPPVIRQVRQLEGKKELTIIDAPPGTSCPVIAAMKGTDFVLLVTEPTPFGLHDLTLAVEAVKLLGIPCGLVINRAGLGNDDVKVYAQKESIPILLEIPFDKRIASAYSKGELLVQALPEYKKIFKALFTSIEAIVNRKGAA; encoded by the coding sequence ATGATCATCAGCATAGCAAGCGGAAAAGGAGGCACAGGCAAGACCACAGTGGCCACAAATCTTTGCGCAAGCCTTGATGCAGACCTCATGCTTTTAGACTGCGATGTGGAAGAACCCAATGCCCATCTTTTCCTGAATCCTGACATAACCAAGAAAGAAAAGGTCAATGCCCCTGTGCCCAAGGTGGATCAAAGCCTTTGCACATATTGCAAAAAATGTATGCAGATCTGCAGATACGGCGCCATTGCCGTGGCCGGAAAAACAGTGGTGACATTTCCGGAGCTCTGTCATTCCTGCGGCGGCTGTACGGTTGTCTGTCCCGAGAAAGCCATTACTGAAATTGAGCGTGTCATCGGCACGGTGGAAATCGGCAGCATAAACCTGCCCGGCTCCCCATCCTTCGGCCGGGGACTTCTGGACATAGGTCAGGTCATGGCACCGCCGGTCATCAGGCAGGTGCGGCAGCTTGAAGGCAAAAAAGAGCTGACCATTATCGATGCTCCTCCGGGCACCTCCTGCCCCGTAATTGCGGCCATGAAAGGAACAGATTTTGTACTGCTTGTCACAGAGCCCACGCCCTTTGGCCTGCATGACCTGACCCTGGCCGTGGAAGCGGTTAAGCTGCTGGGCATTCCCTGCGGTCTTGTGATCAACCGGGCAGGCCTTGGCAATGATGATGTGAAAGTTTACGCCCAAAAGGAAAGCATTCCTATTTTACTGGAAATTCCCTTTGACAAACGCATTGCTTCGGCCTATTCAAAGGGCGAACTGCTTGTCCAGGCATTGCCTGAATACAAAAAAATTTTTAAAGCTTTGTTCACATCCATTGAAGCTATTGTAAACCGGAAAGGGGCTGCCTGA
- a CDS encoding ATP-binding protein produces MKELVILSGKGGTGKTSLTSAFAGLAGNMMLCDADVDAADLHLIMDPDIQETHDFAGGYEAEIIPEACTGCGLCMELCRFDAVKHVEGKAIFRIDGLDCEGCGVCADLCPESAIKFEEKICGQWFASKTRFGDMIHARLGIAEENSGRLVALVREEARKRVVAGHIDILLTDGPPGIGCPVIASMGQANAILIVTEPTVSGIHDMERVAQLAAHFKIPAMICINKYDLNPDQARAIEVIAEKRNMKFVGKIPFDPAFTKAMVQGKSIMETHADSPAATQIKQIWDKIMEHPAMKMDRLC; encoded by the coding sequence ATGAAAGAACTTGTTATTTTAAGCGGCAAAGGCGGAACCGGGAAAACCAGCTTAACCTCAGCATTTGCAGGCCTTGCCGGAAATATGATGCTTTGCGATGCGGACGTGGATGCAGCAGACCTGCACCTGATTATGGACCCGGATATTCAGGAAACCCATGATTTTGCCGGTGGCTATGAAGCCGAAATCATCCCTGAAGCCTGTACAGGCTGCGGCTTGTGCATGGAGCTTTGCAGGTTCGATGCAGTCAAACATGTGGAAGGCAAAGCCATATTCCGTATTGACGGCCTTGACTGTGAAGGCTGTGGGGTCTGCGCAGATCTTTGCCCTGAATCGGCCATAAAATTTGAAGAAAAAATCTGCGGCCAGTGGTTTGCTTCCAAGACCCGGTTCGGGGACATGATCCATGCCCGTTTAGGCATTGCCGAAGAGAATTCAGGCCGGCTGGTGGCCCTGGTCAGGGAAGAGGCCCGAAAACGGGTCGTGGCAGGCCACATTGACATCCTGCTCACTGACGGCCCTCCGGGCATCGGCTGTCCGGTTATAGCCTCCATGGGCCAGGCCAACGCAATTCTCATTGTCACAGAACCCACGGTGTCGGGCATACATGACATGGAACGTGTGGCCCAGCTGGCAGCTCATTTTAAAATCCCGGCCATGATCTGCATTAACAAATATGATTTAAACCCGGATCAGGCCCGGGCCATTGAAGTTATTGCCGAAAAAAGAAATATGAAATTTGTAGGAAAAATCCCCTTTGATCCGGCATTTACAAAAGCCATGGTCCAGGGCAAATCCATCATGGAAACCCATGCTGACAGCCCGGCTGCAACACAAATCAAACAAATCTGGGACAAAATCATGGAACATCCGGCCATGAAGATGGATAGACTGTGTTGA
- a CDS encoding NifB/NifX family molybdenum-iron cluster-binding protein, with protein MENGRIAIPSNGEGGLSGTRAGHFGHCDVFTFVDVKDGKIENVSTIANQEHVQGGCMVPVNLLADHRVNALIVGGIGMRPLMGFRQVGIDVYHDDQRADIEPVVMDLIAGKLSQISNDQVCGGGAH; from the coding sequence ATGGAAAACGGTAGAATTGCAATTCCCTCCAACGGAGAAGGTGGACTTTCCGGCACCCGTGCAGGTCATTTCGGACATTGTGACGTATTCACTTTTGTGGACGTTAAAGACGGAAAAATTGAAAATGTATCCACCATTGCCAATCAGGAGCATGTCCAGGGCGGCTGTATGGTGCCTGTAAACCTGCTTGCCGATCACCGGGTGAACGCCCTGATCGTGGGTGGAATAGGCATGCGTCCTCTCATGGGCTTCCGCCAGGTGGGAATTGATGTTTATCATGATGACCAGCGCGCGGACATTGAACCTGTTGTTATGGACCTGATTGCAGGCAAACTTTCCCAGATTAGCAATGATCAGGTGTGTGGCGGCGGAGCCCACTAA
- a CDS encoding NifB/NifX family molybdenum-iron cluster-binding protein → MKIAITSTGKDLDAQVDPRFGRAAYIVVVDTDTLDFEVIDNSENKNAFKGAGITAASSICDKGAQVLLTGFCGPNAFKTLDSAGVKVANDASGTIKDAVEAYKAGKFTFADSANAEGHW, encoded by the coding sequence ATGAAAATAGCGATCACATCAACGGGCAAAGATCTTGATGCCCAGGTCGATCCCAGGTTCGGCAGAGCAGCCTACATCGTTGTGGTGGACACAGATACCCTGGATTTTGAAGTTATTGACAACTCTGAAAATAAAAATGCCTTTAAAGGCGCGGGTATTACAGCGGCCTCGTCGATCTGCGACAAAGGCGCCCAAGTGCTTCTCACAGGTTTCTGCGGGCCCAATGCATTTAAAACCCTTGACAGCGCAGGCGTCAAGGTGGCCAATGACGCCTCCGGTACCATCAAAGATGCAGTTGAGGCCTACAAAGCCGGCAAATTCACATTTGCCGACAGTGCCAATGCCGAGGGACACTGGTAA
- a CDS encoding zinc ribbon domain-containing protein, whose translation MPLYDFHCPECNRIVELLMTSRDDQAVCPECGSTRLEKLMAAHSSLSGKSGSSLPGPKDTACCGSRPGEKSGCAGPGSCCGRTF comes from the coding sequence ATGCCTTTATATGACTTCCATTGCCCGGAATGCAACCGGATCGTTGAACTGCTCATGACCAGCCGGGATGACCAGGCGGTTTGCCCTGAGTGCGGCAGCACCCGCCTTGAAAAACTCATGGCAGCCCATTCAAGCCTTTCGGGCAAATCCGGCAGTTCCCTGCCCGGCCCCAAGGACACCGCCTGTTGCGGTTCCAGACCCGGTGAAAAAAGCGGATGTGCCGGACCAGGGTCCTGCTGTGGCAGGACTTTTTAA